Genomic window (Ruminococcus flavefaciens AE3010):
GGGCTAAGTTCTATTGCAGCGGCGGCTGCAATGCAAATAATTATCAGTATATGGGCGATATAAGAACTGCTCATAATATATCATGTCAGCTGGAAAAGAAGCGCCTTGAATGTGCTATCATGATGAAAGCTGTACGTATGGCAGAAAGCGCAGAATGATAAAAGAGGGAATATCCTGATAGATATTCCCTTTGATTTGTATTGAAGCAGAGAGGGGGAGGCACTGTGAAGATAAACCGCATATTGCTCAATTGCAGGCGCAATACCGCCCTTGGAGGCGAAATGGGCGCCGACCCCGTGCTGCTGTTTTTCAGAAGTCCCGTTGCATATATGGACGGGGGAGCGTGGAAGCAGACCTCAAAGCCGTCGGCGGCACTGCTCACCAGCGGCTACAAGCAGAGCTTCCGCCCTTTGAATGGCAAGTCCATGCGCTATGATATCGTCAGCTTCAAGACCTCTGCCGCGGACAGGCAGTACATCAGCTCCATGAACCTTACTCAGGATATACCCGTGGAGTTGGAGGACGACTTTGTTATCGCAAGCGCTCTGCGCTCCATGAAGTCACAGTCCATGCACCGCGGAAGACATTTCAGCGAATTTATGGAGCTCTCCATGCGTATCATATTCATCGCTCTGAGCGATATCACCGATGCTCCCGAAATCGACCCCAAAGAGAAGATCCCCCGTTACGCCGACCTGAGAAAGGTCCGTGAAGCGATATATGAGGATCCTACTGCCGACTGGTCTGTTGAGGAGACCTGCGAGGATCTTCAGATAAGCAGGACCTATTTCCACCGCATATATCTTGAAGCCTTCGGCGTTTCCTTTAAGCAGGACATAATCGAGAGCCGCCTTATCCATGCGTCTGAGCTGCTGAAAAACACCGACCTTTCGGTAACTGCCATATCCGAGACCTGCGGCTATGACAATGAGTCCTATTTTATGCGGCAGTTCAAACAGCATAAGGGCTGCACCCCTACCGAGTACAGAAGAAGGGCGAAAAATGAGGATTGACCACGGCTTTTTGTGGACATTCGGAGCTGCTTCGTGCACTATGTTGCATTTTTCTATAAAAAATTAGTGCAAAAAATAAAAAAAACACTTTACAAGTACAAAAAATTGTGATATAATACTCAATGTAAGAGAAATATGACTTCTTCCGCACTGTTATGTGCAACATATATACATCACAGGCAGTCATCGTGCACTGCCGATAAAACCGAATATTCTTTAAGGAGCGATTTCGTTTTATGACTAACGGAGATAAGCGAAGAAACCGCAAAAGAGACAGGGTATCAAAGAGATATAAAGTAAGATACGACAGACTTGTTGCGGTTATCCTTGTTCTGGTAGTACTTATCGTTGTGCTTTCGTCATGCGTTAAGAGCTGCTCAAGCAAGGGAAAGAACAAAAACTCCGCTACACAGGCACAGACAACAAACGTTGATAACACTCAGCAGTCATCAATTGTGGATAACCTCGAGTCAAGCAATGAGACAAGATCGATAATCACAGGTTCTACCGACGGTCAGAAGCCGTCCGAATCACAGTATACTACAGAAGTACATAAGGCAGCTGATATTAATACAGGCAATCTTCTGCTTGTAAACTCCGACCACGAATATAAATTCGCGGAGGGAGATGTGGAGGAGACCGTGCTTTACGGAAATATCGACGACTCGGTTTTCCATACACGCGATATGGTAACATCTCTCCATAAGGAGACTCTTGATCAGCTCAAGGCTCTTATGCAGGCTTTCTACAACGAGAATAAGAATTCCGATATCTATGTTATCGGCGGCTACCGTACAATGGACGAGCAGAATGACGCTTACTACAGCGGCAATTCCCAGTTCCAGGGCGGCTGTTCCGATTACCATACAGGCAGATCTCTGGATCTTGCTATCGTACCGTCAGACGGTTCAAGCTCGGGTTACTATTCGCCTACAGGCGTTTACAGCTATATCGACGAGCATGCCGCAGAGTACGGCTTCGTGATCCGCTTCCCCGAGGGTAAGGAGAACTACACCCACGAGCGTGCAAGAGATTATACATACAGATACGTGGGAGTTCCTCATGCTATGTATATGAAGCAGAATTCTCTCTGCCTTGAGGAGTATATCGACAAGATCAAGGAGCATACTAAGGATAGCCCGCTTGAGGTGACGGTCGATAAGAAGCTTTATCAGATGTACTATGCTCCTGCAAATTCCACAGGAGATACAGAGGTTCCTGTTCCCTCGAACAAGACATATACTGTTTCGGGAAACAACATTGACGGATTTATAGTAGCAGTCAGCATGAATTAAAGCAAAAATGTCCCCCGTTATCGGGGGACTATTTTGATTTAGTTTAGAGTTGAGAGATAATGTGTTCGTTGCGCTCACATTATTTAAATGATATCGCCGAAGGCGATACCGCAACTTTCAACTCTCAATTCTCAACTCTCATCTTTGCGCTTATGCGCAAAATTATGGTTTATGGAAAGATTGGAGAAGAATGTGAAAAAGAGAAAGATATTGGCACTTACTGCCTGCGCGGCTATTGCTGTAGGCGGAATAACAGCCTGCGGCGGCAATGATGAGGATAAGCGCGGAAGCGGTGCGGGACATATGTACGGTGCTGCACTGGCAAGCAATCCCCAGAGCCTCGACCCACAGTTCGCAGGCGACCCATCATCGGCTACGGTGATAAAAAACCTGTACAGCGGCCTTGTTGTGAAAGACAGCAGCGGAAGTATCGTATGCTGCAATGCAAAGGAATATTCCGTGTCAGAGGACGGCTGCGTTTATACCTTTGACCTGAGAGACGATAACTATTGGTTTTTTGATACAAACGAAGATGACGCCATCGACGACGATGAGAAGTTCCCTGTTACTGCCAATGATTACGTTTTTGCGTTCAGGAGACTCCTCGACCCGAAGATGCATTCTCCCTATGCAGCGGATTTTAAGTGCATCAAGAACAGCCAGCGCGTTTCCGAGGGCGGCTATGCCACAACGGCTCTGGGTGTGGAAGCGCTGGACGACTATAAGCTTCAGATAACCCTTGAATACCCCTGCGCGGAGTTTCTCGGACTTCTTACCACGCCTGCGGCTTTTCCCTGCAATGAGGAGTTCTTCATCTCCACCAAGGGCAGATACGGTCTCGACGACAGGTCTGTAATGTCCAACGGGCCCTTTTATGTCCGCCAGTGGTTCTACGACCCCTACGGAAATAACAATATACTCTATATGCGAAAGAATACCGCCAACGAGCGCGACGACTACGAGGTGCTGCCGACCTTTGTCAGCTTCTCCATACAGGACAATGAGGCAGGAGTAAAGCAGGCTTTCAAGGAGGACGAGGCGGAATGCTTCACTGCCATGAAGGTGGGCGGCTACAATCCCAAGAAGTACAGCATTATCGGACAAAAAGCCACTACCCTCGGACTTATCTTCAATCCAAAGGATAAGCTCTATTCAAATAAGGAGCTCTGCAAGGCTGTAGCCTATGCGGCTGACAGGGGGTCCCTGAAAGGGGAGCTTGACAGCGACTTGCAGGTAGCTTATGGCGTCATACCGCCTGCTGTGGATATTCTCGGAAGAAGCTACCGCGACCTTGCTTCCGATAAGCAGTTCGATATGTTCGACAGGGAAAAGGCTGTGGAGTCCCTTGCAAAAGCAAAAGAGGAGCTGAAGATCAGCTCCGTGGAAAGTGTAAAAATTATAGTTGACTCCGGTACCGTTGATTCGAGATACCTGCACCTGTTCTCACAGAGCTGGCAGGATATCCTCGGTATTTATATAGGTATCGAGGACCTTACCTCCAAGGAGTTCAATGAGAGGATAGAAAACGGCGATTACAGTATCGCACTGTATCCGCTGAAAGCCGATTTCAACAGCGGACTTGCAGTATTTGATGAGTTCGGCGAAAACGAGTGCCTGAAAAGCGCTGAGGGCGGCTTGAAAAGCACTGAGAGCATAATGCAGTGCCCGTCAGTGAATAAGCTTGTGGACAGCTATGCCGCTGCGGAGAGGGCTCTCCTTGAGCAGTACGGCTTCATACCGCTGTTTTACAAGAGCTCATACATCGTTGCCAAAAAGGACAATGAGGATATAATCTACGACCCGTTCACAGGCTCTGTGGACTACCGTGTCGCCAAGAATTACAGCTAAACGCCTTATCAGCCGTTATAGTCGTAAAAGAGCTCGTCCATGAGCTTGTCGTAGTCGGTGCGGTCGCCGAGAGCAGCCTTTATCATAGCGCCTGCGTTTTTGAATATGAGCTTGAAATACAGCCAGTCTCCCATATCGTCGTATTTCCGCGTGGAGTTGATAAGATAGTTCCTGCGGAGACAGCCGTATTGCTTGCCATGCTTTTTGCCGTAGGCACGCATATTCTTAGCAGTTGCTATGTCTTCGCCTGCCTTTTTGTCGGCAAAGCCGCCTATAGCGTCGAATGTGGACTTCTCAGCCCAGAATATACCGCAGTACAGCCCTGTGAGCTTAAAGCCTGCCCTGCACATCATATCGTTGAGCCATAAGGGGAAGGAGCAGCGCTCAAAGCGCAGGGGAGCTCCGCCGCCGATATATTCTCCGCTGTTCAGCATGCCCAGCACCTCGCGGATAGTACCCTCAGTCATGCGGTTGTCGCAGTCAATAGTCATTATGACCTTGCCGCGGGCAGCTTTTATGCCTGCGTTGCGGACTTTAGCGATACAACGGCTCTCGTCGGTGACTACGCGAGCCCCGTGAGCTTCTGCAAGCTCTGCAGTGCGGTCGGTGCATCTGTTGCAGACTATGATAACCTCAACGCCGCATCTCACACGGGCAGCTGCCGCCTTTACGGAGTCAATGCAGCGGACAACGTACTTTTCCTCGTTATGGGCGGGGACTATTACCGAGACCTTGATATCATGGGACATACTATCAGCTCCTTTGGCTATTGTTATATATATTATAATATGTAGGGCGGGGAATGTCAACAGCGCGGATTTAATTCATAATTCATAATGCATAATTCATAATTGTAGGGGCGGCGTTCCGCCGCCCCTACACAGGAGACATTTGATTTTTAACGGGATACACGGGCGCACAATGTGCGCCCCTACAATACGTTCATGTTCATTTCATTGTAAGGCGCGGGACGTCGAGGACTTCCAACAGAAGCCGCGACACTCTGTCCTTCGGACATCTCCCTACACTGTAGGGAGTAACCGTCCCCTACAAGCTAATGGATAACAGCAGGGGCGGATAATATCCGCCCCTGCTAAAAACTTCAAAAAAAGGCTTGACATTCCCATTTATATGTGTTATAATATTAGTACCTCGTTGGGGGTTTATTTTTTTGTCCCCGTGCGAGGGAGGCAAACAACCTACCTTTGGTAACAAAGGAAGTACTAATTCAGGAGGTGCCGATATGAGAGTAAAGGTTACTTTAGCTTGTACAGAGTGCAAGCAGCGCAACTATGTTTCCAAGAAAAACAAGAAGAATGACCCGGACAGAATTGAAATGATGAAGCATTGTAAATTCTGCAGAAAGCATACTCTTCACAAGGAAACAAAGTAATCGGAAGGAGTATTTTTATGGCTAAGAATACAACTTCGGAAAAGAAGTCCGAGAAAAAAGAAGGCGGAAAGATCCGCAAGTGGTTCAAGGACCTCAAAGTAGAATTCAAAAAAGTGGTTTGGCCAACCAAAAAGACAGTTATCAACAATACATCAGTCGTTCTCGGCGTTATCGTCGGCTCAGCTATCCTTGTTGGACTGATCGATCAGGGATTTCTCGGTTTACTGCGTCTCATCTATAACGCAGGTTAATTCTTATTAGGAGGAATATTATGTCAGAAGCAGCTAAGTGGTACGTTATACACACATATTCGGGCTATGAGAATAAGGTAGCTCAGAATATTGAAAAGGTCGTAGAAAACCGCAAGCTTCATGAACTTATCCAAGAGGTAAGAGTTCCTACCGAAAAGGCTACTGAGATCACAGACGGCAAAACCAAAGAAGTAGAGCGTAAGACCTATCCAGGCTACGTTCTCGTCAAGATGATCATGAACGACGATTCATGGTACGTCGTTAGAAATACCAGAGGCTGTACAGGCTTCGTAGGTCCTGCTTCAGAGCCTACTCCGCTTTCGGAAGAGGAAGTCCAGAAGCTCTTCGGTCTCGAAGTCGCAACCGTTACCGTCAACTTCAAAGTCGGCGACAGCGTGCGCATCTCGGGTACTGCTATGGACGGATTTATCGGCGTTGTTCAGAACATCAATATCGACGACCGCACCGTAGACCTTCTTGTCTCAATGTTCGGTCGTGAAACCCCCACAACTCTGCCTATCAATCAGGTAGTTAAGGTGGAGGACTAATTCAGGTCAAAAAGAATCCGCAGTATGGATTCAGTGGGAGAGGTAAAATAATTCTTGCCTCGCCATTTACCACATTTATGGAGGTGCGAATTACATGGCACAGAAAGTAGTTGGCTACATTAAGCTTCAGATCGCAGCAGGAAAGGCTACTCCTGCACCACCTGTTGGTCCGGCACTCGGTCAGCACGGTGTTAATATCATGGCATTCACAAAGGAATTCAACGAGAGAACAAAGAACGACATCGGTATGATCATCCCTGTTGTTATTACTGTTTACGCAGACCGTTCATTCTCGTTCATCACAAAGACTCCACCCGCAGCAGTTCTTATCAAGAAGGCTTGTAACATCAACAGCGGTTCGGGAGTCCCCAATAAGACAAAGGTCGCAAACATCACTAAGGAGCAGGTCAAGAAGATAGCTGAGACTAAGATGCAGGATCTCAATGCAGGTTCTATCGAGGCAGCTATGAGCATGATCGCTGGTACAGCTCGTTCAATGGGCGTTGTAGTTGTTGACTAATCAATTTAATGAATGATGAAGTGGGGATATCCCCGTTCAGAGTTCTATTGGTGGGAGGAAGATTCCGCTAATCGGGTAAGCTATAAGCTTCTCGGTATTACCACTTAAATAGGAGGAAATATAATGAAACACGGCAAAAAATATGTTGACAGCGCAAAGGCTGTTGATTATGCTAAGCAGTATGATTCCACAGAGGCTCTTGACCTCGTTTGCAAGAACGCAAAGGCTAAGTTTGATGAGACAATAGAGGCTCACATCCGTCTCGGCGTTGACTCAAGACACGCTGACCAGCAGGTTAGAGGTGCAGTTGTACTTCCTAACGGTACAGGTAAGACTGTAAGAGTATGCGTATTCTGTAAGGAAGACAAGTACGAGGCTGCTCAGGGCGCTGGCGCAGAGTTCGTTGGCGGTCAGGATCTCGTTGACAAGATCATGAAGGAAAACTGGATGGACTTCGACGTAGTTATCGCTTCACCTGATATGATGGGTCTCGTTGGTCGTCTCGGTAAGGTCCTCGGACCTCGTGGTCTTATGCCAAACCCCAAGGCCGGTACAGTAACACCCGATGTTGCAAAGGCTGTTACAGAGGCTAAGGCTGGTAAGATCGAGTATCGTCTCGACAAGACAAATATCATTCACTGTCCTATCGGAAAGGCTTCTTTCGGCGCTGCAAAGCTTGAAGAGAACTTCAACACACTTATGGAAGCTGTTGTTAAGGCAAAGCCTGCTGCTGCTAAGGGTACTTACCTCAAGAGCTGCACAGTTACTTCAACAATGGGCCCTGGTGTTCCCGTTGCTACAGCTAAGTACGGTGTCTGATCAATAAGACAAATATCAAAGGCTTCACATCATTATATGTGAAGCCTTTTCTTGTTATTTATGATAAAGAATATTGTAGGGACGCGTATTGCGCGTCCGCCAATTGAGAATGGAGAATTGAGAATGTAGGGGCGCCCTTTGGGCGTCCGCAGTTTTCTATGAAATAAAGACGGGCTGCCAAAGGCAGCCCCTACACATTGTCATTTATAATTTGTCCGCGCAAGCGGACACAATAATTATGAATTATGCATTATAAATTATGAATTGAGCGGACGACCAATGGTCGTCCCTACAGTTATTCTTCACTGGACAATGCCTTTACTACACGGTCAAATGTGGGGAAGTCCTTATCGTAGGTCTCCTGCATTTTCTCCTTGCTGTCGTTGAGAACGTCCTTGGGCTTGCGCAGTGCAAAGAACATATCCTCGGTTATTGAGTCGGGAGTTACGCCGATATGCTCGGCAAACTTCGTATCCTTGATGTAGTAGAAGTAACCGTCCACATGTGGATCGTCGGGATAGATGCTGCTCAGGTCAACGAAGCTCTCCTCGGCAGGGAGCAGATCGTCCACAGTCTTCTTGTTTCCGATGACCATTACGCCGTCAGCATTGTTCAGGAATGTGGTTATCTTGGTCTGTACGCC
Coding sequences:
- a CDS encoding helix-turn-helix transcriptional regulator — its product is MKINRILLNCRRNTALGGEMGADPVLLFFRSPVAYMDGGAWKQTSKPSAALLTSGYKQSFRPLNGKSMRYDIVSFKTSAADRQYISSMNLTQDIPVELEDDFVIASALRSMKSQSMHRGRHFSEFMELSMRIIFIALSDITDAPEIDPKEKIPRYADLRKVREAIYEDPTADWSVEETCEDLQISRTYFHRIYLEAFGVSFKQDIIESRLIHASELLKNTDLSVTAISETCGYDNESYFMRQFKQHKGCTPTEYRRRAKNED
- the rpmG gene encoding 50S ribosomal protein L33; protein product: MRVKVTLACTECKQRNYVSKKNKKNDPDRIEMMKHCKFCRKHTLHKETK
- the secE gene encoding preprotein translocase subunit SecE, which codes for MAKNTTSEKKSEKKEGGKIRKWFKDLKVEFKKVVWPTKKTVINNTSVVLGVIVGSAILVGLIDQGFLGLLRLIYNAG
- a CDS encoding glycosyltransferase, whose protein sequence is MSHDIKVSVIVPAHNEEKYVVRCIDSVKAAAARVRCGVEVIIVCNRCTDRTAELAEAHGARVVTDESRCIAKVRNAGIKAARGKVIMTIDCDNRMTEGTIREVLGMLNSGEYIGGGAPLRFERCSFPLWLNDMMCRAGFKLTGLYCGIFWAEKSTFDAIGGFADKKAGEDIATAKNMRAYGKKHGKQYGCLRRNYLINSTRKYDDMGDWLYFKLIFKNAGAMIKAALGDRTDYDKLMDELFYDYNG
- a CDS encoding peptide ABC transporter substrate-binding protein — protein: MERLEKNVKKRKILALTACAAIAVGGITACGGNDEDKRGSGAGHMYGAALASNPQSLDPQFAGDPSSATVIKNLYSGLVVKDSSGSIVCCNAKEYSVSEDGCVYTFDLRDDNYWFFDTNEDDAIDDDEKFPVTANDYVFAFRRLLDPKMHSPYAADFKCIKNSQRVSEGGYATTALGVEALDDYKLQITLEYPCAEFLGLLTTPAAFPCNEEFFISTKGRYGLDDRSVMSNGPFYVRQWFYDPYGNNNILYMRKNTANERDDYEVLPTFVSFSIQDNEAGVKQAFKEDEAECFTAMKVGGYNPKKYSIIGQKATTLGLIFNPKDKLYSNKELCKAVAYAADRGSLKGELDSDLQVAYGVIPPAVDILGRSYRDLASDKQFDMFDREKAVESLAKAKEELKISSVESVKIIVDSGTVDSRYLHLFSQSWQDILGIYIGIEDLTSKEFNERIENGDYSIALYPLKADFNSGLAVFDEFGENECLKSAEGGLKSTESIMQCPSVNKLVDSYAAAERALLEQYGFIPLFYKSSYIVAKKDNEDIIYDPFTGSVDYRVAKNYS
- a CDS encoding M15 family metallopeptidase, whose amino-acid sequence is MTNGDKRRNRKRDRVSKRYKVRYDRLVAVILVLVVLIVVLSSCVKSCSSKGKNKNSATQAQTTNVDNTQQSSIVDNLESSNETRSIITGSTDGQKPSESQYTTEVHKAADINTGNLLLVNSDHEYKFAEGDVEETVLYGNIDDSVFHTRDMVTSLHKETLDQLKALMQAFYNENKNSDIYVIGGYRTMDEQNDAYYSGNSQFQGGCSDYHTGRSLDLAIVPSDGSSSGYYSPTGVYSYIDEHAAEYGFVIRFPEGKENYTHERARDYTYRYVGVPHAMYMKQNSLCLEEYIDKIKEHTKDSPLEVTVDKKLYQMYYAPANSTGDTEVPVPSNKTYTVSGNNIDGFIVAVSMN
- the rplK gene encoding 50S ribosomal protein L11, which translates into the protein MAQKVVGYIKLQIAAGKATPAPPVGPALGQHGVNIMAFTKEFNERTKNDIGMIIPVVITVYADRSFSFITKTPPAAVLIKKACNINSGSGVPNKTKVANITKEQVKKIAETKMQDLNAGSIEAAMSMIAGTARSMGVVVVD
- the rplA gene encoding 50S ribosomal protein L1, with the protein product MKHGKKYVDSAKAVDYAKQYDSTEALDLVCKNAKAKFDETIEAHIRLGVDSRHADQQVRGAVVLPNGTGKTVRVCVFCKEDKYEAAQGAGAEFVGGQDLVDKIMKENWMDFDVVIASPDMMGLVGRLGKVLGPRGLMPNPKAGTVTPDVAKAVTEAKAGKIEYRLDKTNIIHCPIGKASFGAAKLEENFNTLMEAVVKAKPAAAKGTYLKSCTVTSTMGPGVPVATAKYGV
- the nusG gene encoding transcription termination/antitermination protein NusG, which translates into the protein MSEAAKWYVIHTYSGYENKVAQNIEKVVENRKLHELIQEVRVPTEKATEITDGKTKEVERKTYPGYVLVKMIMNDDSWYVVRNTRGCTGFVGPASEPTPLSEEEVQKLFGLEVATVTVNFKVGDSVRISGTAMDGFIGVVQNINIDDRTVDLLVSMFGRETPTTLPINQVVKVED